The following coding sequences are from one Alkalibaculum bacchi window:
- a CDS encoding MgtC/SapB family protein — protein sequence MNLTITDMTIRLVLSVVLSGFIGFEREYTKKPAGFRTHILVSIGATTVMIAGLMMFRDYSSLSNMDPSRLGAQVISGIGFLGAGTILREGFTVKGLTTAASIWAVGCIGLVVGGGYYELSTISTLTVFITLKIFGKVQYKYENTYEVYLFHIKYTDDFSVETLFQYLDKRSLQLLSLRYNEEDAEFTLRINKSLDYIALLKRISEEKKIYYINTQVESEIR from the coding sequence ATGAATTTAACGATCACAGATATGACTATACGACTTGTGCTCTCTGTAGTATTAAGTGGTTTTATTGGCTTTGAAAGAGAGTATACAAAGAAGCCAGCAGGCTTTCGCACTCACATTTTAGTTTCTATTGGAGCTACTACTGTAATGATAGCTGGCTTGATGATGTTTCGAGACTATAGTAGTTTGTCTAATATGGATCCTAGCCGTCTAGGTGCTCAAGTTATCAGTGGAATTGGTTTTTTAGGAGCTGGAACGATTCTAAGAGAGGGCTTTACAGTAAAAGGTCTCACTACTGCTGCAAGCATATGGGCCGTAGGATGTATTGGCCTTGTAGTAGGTGGAGGCTATTATGAACTAAGTACCATCTCTACCTTAACTGTTTTTATTACTTTAAAGATATTTGGAAAAGTACAATATAAATACGAAAATACTTATGAAGTATATCTATTTCATATAAAATATACAGATGATTTTAGCGTTGAAACCTTGTTTCAATACTTGGATAAAAGGAGTCTACAGCTTTTATCCTTACGTTATAATGAAGAGGATGCTGAGTTTACCTTGCGAATCAATAAAAGTTTAGACTATATCGCATTGCTTAAAAGAATATCTGAAGAGAAAAAAATATACTATATAAACACTCAGGTAGAATCAGAGATAAGATGA
- the ispG gene encoding flavodoxin-dependent (E)-4-hydroxy-3-methylbut-2-enyl-diphosphate synthase, which produces MTRKKTREVRVGEITIGGNNPIAIQSMTKTDTRDVKATVNQIKELEDAGCDIVRVAVVNEEAAKAIKEIKKSISIPLVADIHFDHHLALTALESGVDKLRINPGNIGDESKVKEIVQKAKKRSVPIRIGVNSGSLERDLYEKYNGVTPAGLVESASRHIEILENLNFEDIVISIKSSDVLLSVEAYKIFSQKYDYPLHIGITESGTYNIGSVKSSVGLGILLYHGIGDTLRVSLTSNPVNEINVGEEILKSLGIFEKSRIEFISCPTCGRTEINLMEIAEKIEKECKHIRKNIKVAVMGCVVNGPGEARDADIGIAGGKNKAVLFKKGEILRTVDEKDVVAEVLKEIHNL; this is translated from the coding sequence ATTACGCGAAAGAAAACTAGAGAAGTTCGAGTTGGAGAGATCACTATTGGAGGAAATAATCCCATCGCTATACAGAGTATGACGAAGACGGATACAAGAGATGTAAAGGCTACTGTAAATCAGATAAAAGAATTAGAAGATGCCGGTTGTGATATTGTAAGAGTAGCTGTAGTAAATGAAGAAGCAGCAAAAGCTATTAAGGAGATTAAGAAGTCTATATCTATTCCATTAGTTGCAGATATTCATTTTGATCATCATCTAGCCCTTACAGCACTAGAAAGTGGCGTTGATAAACTAAGAATCAATCCAGGAAATATAGGCGATGAATCTAAAGTTAAAGAAATTGTGCAAAAAGCAAAAAAAAGAAGTGTACCCATTCGAATTGGTGTAAATTCTGGTTCCTTAGAAAGGGATCTCTATGAAAAATATAATGGGGTCACACCAGCAGGTCTTGTGGAAAGTGCTTCAAGGCATATTGAAATACTAGAAAACCTAAATTTTGAAGATATTGTAATCTCCATTAAGTCATCAGATGTGCTATTATCTGTAGAGGCTTATAAAATATTTAGTCAAAAGTACGACTACCCCCTTCACATCGGGATTACTGAGTCAGGTACCTACAATATAGGTTCTGTAAAATCTTCAGTAGGTTTAGGGATTTTATTATATCATGGTATTGGAGATACTTTGAGGGTTTCCTTGACGTCTAATCCAGTAAATGAGATTAACGTGGGCGAAGAGATTTTAAAATCCTTAGGCATTTTCGAAAAATCTCGAATCGAGTTTATCTCTTGCCCTACCTGCGGAAGAACAGAAATTAACTTAATGGAAATTGCAGAGAAGATTGAAAAAGAGTGCAAACATATTCGAAAGAATATAAAAGTAGCTGTTATGGGCTGTGTAGTAAATGGTCCGGGAGAAGCACGAGACGCCGATATTGGCATCGCAGGTGGTAAAAATAAAGCTGTATTATTTAAAAAAGGGGAAATACTCCGTACTGTAGATGAAAAAGATGTTGTGGCTGAAGTGTTAAAGGAAATTCATAATTTGTAA
- the rseP gene encoding RIP metalloprotease RseP produces MTFQTILMAILIFGFLIVIHEFGHFIFAKLSGVVVEEFAIGMGPKLFGYQGKETKYSLRLIPMGGYCQMLGEDAEDYQRGSFNSKSKLARILILSAGSLMNLLGCIVLLMIIFFIVGVPSTTLDLVERDYPAYEAGLRQGDTIVAIEGKDVDSWEDVTSQISSAEEKIYSVDVLRDGQLLNFSIASKFDEELNQHRIGITSLREKSIFSSFTNGFKQTFLYGKLILESIGQLFTGEVSTDSLTGPIGIVSVVGQSMEYGIVAVLNLAAVISINLAIFNILPIPALDGSRILFVIIEAIKGSPVSPEKEGKIHFVGFALLMVVAIFVAYNDILRLR; encoded by the coding sequence ATGACTTTTCAAACCATCCTTATGGCAATTCTCATATTCGGCTTTTTAATTGTCATACACGAATTTGGCCATTTTATATTTGCAAAATTATCTGGAGTTGTTGTAGAAGAATTTGCCATTGGCATGGGTCCCAAACTCTTTGGTTATCAAGGTAAAGAGACAAAGTATTCCTTAAGACTCATTCCTATGGGTGGCTATTGTCAAATGCTCGGTGAAGATGCTGAAGATTATCAGAGAGGCAGTTTTAACAGCAAAAGCAAGCTTGCACGAATTCTTATTCTTTCAGCAGGATCTTTAATGAATCTTTTAGGTTGCATTGTGCTTTTAATGATTATATTTTTTATAGTTGGCGTTCCTAGTACTACCCTTGACCTTGTAGAAAGGGATTATCCTGCCTATGAAGCTGGTTTACGTCAAGGAGACACTATTGTAGCCATAGAAGGAAAAGATGTTGATTCCTGGGAAGATGTAACATCTCAGATTAGTTCTGCAGAGGAAAAGATTTATTCTGTTGACGTCTTGCGTGATGGTCAACTATTGAACTTTAGTATAGCATCAAAATTTGATGAAGAATTAAATCAACATCGCATAGGTATTACTTCACTAAGAGAAAAGAGCATCTTTTCGTCTTTTACAAATGGCTTTAAACAGACTTTCTTATATGGAAAGCTGATTCTTGAAAGCATAGGTCAACTATTTACAGGAGAGGTGTCCACAGATTCTCTAACAGGGCCTATTGGAATCGTATCTGTTGTAGGGCAAAGCATGGAATATGGCATAGTAGCAGTATTAAATTTAGCTGCTGTAATCAGTATTAATTTGGCAATTTTTAATATATTGCCTATACCAGCTCTTGATGGTAGTAGAATTTTATTTGTAATTATTGAAGCTATAAAAGGCTCTCCGGTTTCTCCTGAAAAAGAAGGTAAAATACATTTTGTGGGCTTTGCTCTGCTCATGGTAGTGGCAATATTTGTAGCCTATAATGATATTCTAAGATTGAGGTGA
- a CDS encoding phosphatidate cytidylyltransferase encodes MLTRTLTAILGIPLLIFIIQKGGSLLFASLLVLCSVGLLEYCNAVNTDEKINVNPMLEALLGIFLLCLFYFEIQFIVPGLILCFMLIFIHQILSNKVYVLQGIYAFLGLFYVAFLLGHILLFEKLENGTYILWLVFIISFTTDTFAYISGVNFGKHKLCPQISPKKSVEGAVGGVVGSIIATVIYGYFMNKYGYLNFPLFFYFILSLIVSVFSQFGDLTASLIKRTFGVKDYGHIFPGHGGVLDRFDSIIFATPVVYYITYYYILLR; translated from the coding sequence ATGTTAACGCGAACTTTAACAGCCATATTAGGTATTCCACTTCTCATATTTATAATACAAAAAGGGGGGAGCTTATTATTTGCTTCCTTACTTGTACTTTGTAGTGTGGGCTTATTAGAATACTGCAATGCAGTAAATACAGATGAAAAAATAAATGTGAATCCAATGTTAGAAGCTCTTTTAGGTATCTTCTTATTGTGCCTCTTTTATTTTGAAATTCAATTTATTGTACCCGGCCTTATTCTTTGTTTTATGCTGATTTTCATTCATCAAATATTGAGTAATAAAGTTTACGTCCTACAAGGGATTTATGCGTTTTTGGGTTTGTTTTACGTAGCTTTTTTATTAGGTCATATCCTTTTATTTGAAAAGTTGGAAAATGGAACGTATATATTATGGTTGGTCTTTATTATTAGTTTTACTACAGATACTTTCGCCTACATATCAGGTGTGAATTTTGGAAAACACAAATTATGTCCACAAATTAGCCCCAAAAAGTCTGTAGAAGGTGCCGTTGGCGGTGTAGTAGGTAGTATCATTGCTACTGTCATTTATGGTTATTTTATGAACAAATACGGCTATTTGAATTTTCCACTCTTCTTTTATTTTATACTGTCGCTTATAGTTAGTGTTTTTTCACAATTTGGAGATTTGACGGCTTCTCTTATAAAAAGGACATTTGGAGTAAAAGACTATGGACATATCTTTCCTGGACATGGTGGCGTATTAGATCGATTTGATAGTATTATTTTTGCCACACCAGTAGTATATTATATTACGTATTACTATATTTTGTTGAGGTGA
- a CDS encoding isoprenyl transferase has protein sequence MAYEAEIDKKNLPKHIAIIMDGNGRWAKKRFQPRLFGHRAGIESLREIIQVSSDLGIKALTVYAFSTENWKRPKSEVDGLMKMLIEYFNKEIDELNRNNVKIRILGERSALSKKVKSTIEKAERRTEDNRGLIFNVAINYGGRDEIIQGIKALYQDMIMGKYSIEDLNEDLFTEYLFTEYLEDPDLIIRTSGEVRMSNFLIWQSAYSELYFTDILWPDFKKEDYYDAICDYQKRKRKFGGIIV, from the coding sequence ATGGCATATGAAGCAGAAATTGACAAAAAGAACCTACCCAAGCATATAGCCATTATAATGGATGGCAACGGGCGATGGGCAAAAAAGAGATTTCAACCAAGGTTATTTGGCCATAGGGCTGGAATCGAGTCCCTACGTGAAATTATTCAAGTTTCTTCCGATTTAGGTATCAAAGCCTTAACAGTTTACGCCTTTTCTACTGAAAACTGGAAAAGACCCAAATCAGAAGTAGATGGTTTGATGAAGATGCTTATAGAATATTTTAATAAAGAAATTGATGAACTAAATAGGAATAATGTAAAAATTAGAATCCTGGGTGAACGATCTGCCTTGTCAAAAAAAGTAAAATCTACAATTGAAAAAGCTGAACGTAGAACAGAGGATAATAGAGGGCTTATTTTCAATGTAGCCATAAATTATGGTGGTAGGGATGAAATCATTCAGGGTATAAAAGCTTTATATCAGGACATGATAATGGGGAAATATTCCATAGAAGACTTAAATGAAGATCTATTTACAGAATATCTATTTACAGAATATCTAGAAGATCCTGATTTAATCATACGTACTAGCGGTGAAGTTCGAATGAGCAATTTCTTAATATGGCAAAGTGCTTATAGTGAATTGTATTTTACGGATATTTTGTGGCCCGATTTTAAAAAAGAAGATTATTATGATGCTATTTGTGATTACCAAAAAAGAAAAAGAAAATTTGGTGGCATAATTGTATAG
- the frr gene encoding ribosome recycling factor: MIKEIKDECKVKMEKAIVSLKSELNTIRAGRANPKILDRVVVEYYGTPTPLNQLANISTPEPRMIMISPWDAKSVGDIEKAILKSDLGLNPSNDGKIIRLVIPQLTEERRKDLVKVAKKTGEDAKIAIRNIRRNANTSLKNAEKETLITEDELKTAEADIQKMTDAEIVNIDEIIADKTKEILEV; this comes from the coding sequence ATGATCAAAGAAATCAAAGATGAATGCAAAGTAAAGATGGAAAAAGCCATTGTTAGCTTAAAGTCCGAGCTAAATACCATTCGAGCAGGAAGAGCTAATCCAAAGATTTTAGACAGAGTAGTAGTAGAGTATTATGGAACGCCAACTCCATTAAATCAATTGGCTAATATTTCGACTCCAGAGCCAAGAATGATTATGATTTCACCTTGGGATGCAAAATCAGTAGGGGATATCGAAAAGGCTATACTAAAGTCGGATTTAGGACTAAATCCAAGTAATGACGGCAAGATTATTCGTTTAGTCATTCCTCAACTTACAGAGGAAAGACGTAAAGATTTAGTTAAAGTTGCTAAAAAAACAGGAGAAGATGCAAAAATAGCTATTCGTAATATTCGCAGAAACGCTAATACATCTTTGAAAAATGCTGAAAAAGAAACTCTTATTACGGAGGATGAATTAAAAACAGCAGAAGCGGATATTCAAAAAATGACAGATGCTGAAATAGTGAACATCGATGAAATTATCGCTGATAAAACAAAAGAGATTTTAGAAGTATAA
- the pyrH gene encoding UMP kinase: MLPKYKRVIIKLSGEALAGDAGFGIDPATIQNICLSIKEAKNLGVEIAIVVGGGNIWRGRNGEGMDRATADYMGMLATVINALALQDALENMGVDVRVQTAIEMKEVAEPYIRRRAIRHLEKGRIVIFASGTGNPYFSTDTTAALRAAEIDAEVILSAKKVDAVYDSDPNINPDAKKFTKLSYIDVLNKGLKVMDSTAISLCMDNSIRISVFGLHDPNNIVKVLCGENIGTIVEED; the protein is encoded by the coding sequence ATGTTACCAAAGTATAAGAGAGTGATTATCAAATTAAGCGGAGAAGCTTTAGCAGGAGATGCTGGCTTCGGTATAGACCCTGCAACCATACAAAATATTTGTTTAAGCATAAAAGAAGCCAAAAACTTAGGCGTTGAAATCGCTATTGTTGTCGGTGGAGGAAACATATGGCGAGGCAGAAATGGTGAAGGTATGGACCGTGCAACAGCTGATTATATGGGAATGTTAGCTACAGTGATCAATGCATTGGCTCTTCAAGATGCACTAGAAAATATGGGTGTAGATGTGAGAGTTCAAACAGCTATTGAAATGAAAGAAGTTGCAGAACCTTATATTCGGAGAAGAGCTATCAGGCATCTTGAAAAGGGAAGAATTGTCATCTTTGCTTCAGGCACTGGTAACCCATATTTTTCTACGGATACGACAGCAGCATTAAGAGCAGCTGAAATTGACGCCGAAGTAATTCTTTCAGCTAAAAAAGTAGATGCAGTTTATGACAGCGATCCAAATATAAATCCTGATGCTAAAAAATTCACTAAATTATCTTATATTGATGTTTTGAATAAGGGTCTAAAAGTTATGGATTCTACAGCGATATCACTTTGTATGGATAATAGCATTCGCATTTCCGTATTTGGTCTTCACGATCCTAATAATATTGTAAAAGTTCTTTGTGGCGAAAATATTGGAACAATCGTTGAGGAGGATTAA
- the tsf gene encoding translation elongation factor Ts, protein MATAQQVKELREKTGAGMMDCKKALVQCNDDMEKAIEFLREKGLASASKKAGRIAAEGIVESYIHLGGKIGVLVEVNCETDFVAKNEDFRAFVKDIAMHIAASNPLYLNEEEVPTDVIEKEKSILKAQALNEGKPEKIVDKMVEGRIKKYYSEICLLDQPFVKDPDKTIQQLVNEQISTIGENVKIRRFARFQMGEGLEKKEENFAEEVAKQMGN, encoded by the coding sequence ATGGCTACTGCTCAACAAGTTAAAGAATTAAGAGAAAAAACTGGAGCTGGAATGATGGATTGTAAAAAGGCTCTAGTACAATGTAATGATGATATGGAAAAAGCAATTGAATTTTTAAGAGAAAAAGGACTCGCTTCTGCTTCTAAAAAAGCTGGTAGAATTGCTGCAGAAGGAATTGTAGAATCATATATCCATTTAGGTGGAAAAATAGGTGTATTAGTTGAAGTAAACTGTGAAACAGATTTTGTTGCTAAAAATGAAGATTTCAGAGCTTTTGTAAAAGATATTGCAATGCATATTGCTGCTTCAAATCCTCTTTATTTAAATGAAGAAGAAGTGCCAACAGATGTAATTGAAAAAGAAAAATCTATTTTAAAAGCACAAGCTTTAAATGAAGGAAAACCTGAAAAGATCGTAGACAAAATGGTAGAAGGTAGAATCAAAAAATACTATAGCGAAATATGTCTATTAGATCAACCATTTGTAAAAGATCCAGACAAGACAATTCAGCAACTAGTAAATGAACAAATCTCTACTATTGGAGAAAATGTTAAAATCAGAAGATTTGCTCGTTTCCAAATGGGTGAAGGTTTAGAAAAGAAAGAAGAAAACTTTGCTGAAGAAGTAGCAAAACAAATGGGTAACTAA
- the rpsB gene encoding 30S ribosomal protein S2 — MSQVSMKQLLEAGVHFGHQTRRWNPKMAPYIFTERNGIYIIDLQKTVGLIDKAYNFVRELTDAGEKILFVGTKKQAQEAIKKQAERCGAYYVNHRWLGGTLTNFETISKRIKKLHEINVMEEDGTFDVLPKKEVLNLKAERDRLEKYLGGIKGMTEMPGAMFIVDPKKERIAIAEAKNLGIPVIAIVDTNCDPDEVDYLIPGNDDAIRAVNLLTETIANAILEGNQGAQGQAESTESVEESVASTEEETTTSEE, encoded by the coding sequence ATGTCACAAGTATCAATGAAACAATTATTAGAAGCTGGTGTTCATTTTGGACATCAAACAAGAAGATGGAATCCTAAAATGGCTCCATACATCTTCACAGAAAGAAATGGAATCTATATTATCGATTTACAAAAAACAGTTGGTCTTATTGACAAAGCTTATAACTTTGTTCGTGAATTGACTGATGCAGGTGAAAAAATCTTATTTGTTGGAACAAAAAAACAAGCACAAGAAGCAATTAAAAAACAAGCTGAGCGATGTGGAGCTTATTATGTAAACCACAGATGGTTAGGCGGTACATTGACAAACTTTGAAACCATCAGCAAGAGAATAAAAAAATTACATGAAATCAATGTAATGGAAGAAGATGGAACATTTGATGTTCTTCCTAAAAAAGAAGTATTAAACTTAAAAGCTGAAAGAGATAGATTAGAAAAATATCTTGGCGGTATTAAAGGAATGACAGAAATGCCAGGTGCTATGTTTATCGTAGACCCTAAAAAAGAAAGAATTGCTATTGCTGAAGCAAAAAATCTAGGAATTCCTGTTATTGCTATTGTAGATACAAACTGTGATCCTGATGAAGTTGATTACTTAATCCCAGGTAATGATGATGCAATTCGTGCAGTAAACTTGTTAACTGAAACTATTGCAAATGCAATTTTAGAAGGTAATCAAGGTGCACAAGGACAAGCTGAGTCTACTGAAAGTGTAGAAGAATCTGTTGCTTCTACTGAAGAAGAAACAACTACTTCCGAAGAGTAA
- the codY gene encoding GTP-sensing pleiotropic transcriptional regulator CodY → MQNLLDKIRKVNKVLQYSISDDVETFSKISEVLSEVMSCNVYIADENGKLLGYAFTELFTCQLNVSTLEAKGTMFPQSFTKIINSFVETSANIKEIDPICVYNSSINCPFEGDRYSTYVPINASGSRLGTLVLAKFKNSFSEEDLILAEVSATVVGLEMLGIKNRALEREAHHKNVVQMAISTLSYSELEAMIHIFKELNGNEGMLVASKVADRVGITRSVIVNALRKLESAGVIQTRSLGMKGTYIKILNDKLLEGLEKAHD, encoded by the coding sequence ATGCAAAATTTACTCGATAAGATAAGAAAAGTGAATAAAGTACTACAATACTCTATTAGTGACGATGTAGAGACATTTTCAAAAATAAGCGAAGTTTTAAGTGAGGTAATGAGCTGTAATGTATATATTGCCGATGAAAATGGCAAATTACTTGGTTATGCATTTACAGAATTATTTACATGCCAACTCAATGTTTCAACTTTAGAAGCCAAGGGGACAATGTTTCCCCAAAGCTTCACTAAAATAATCAATTCATTTGTGGAAACGTCCGCAAATATTAAAGAAATAGACCCTATTTGTGTATACAATAGCTCAATTAATTGTCCATTTGAAGGCGATCGTTATTCTACATATGTCCCTATCAATGCTAGTGGCTCTCGATTAGGGACTCTCGTCTTGGCAAAATTCAAAAACAGCTTTAGCGAAGAAGATCTTATTCTAGCAGAGGTATCTGCTACTGTAGTAGGACTAGAAATGCTTGGCATCAAAAACAGGGCATTAGAAAGAGAAGCTCATCATAAGAATGTAGTGCAAATGGCTATTAGCACCTTATCTTATTCCGAATTAGAGGCAATGATACACATTTTTAAAGAGCTAAACGGAAATGAAGGTATGCTAGTAGCAAGTAAAGTAGCAGACCGAGTAGGAATTACTCGCTCTGTTATCGTCAATGCTCTTAGAAAGCTAGAAAGTGCTGGCGTAATTCAAACCAGATCTCTAGGAATGAAGGGTACTTATATTAAAATATTAAATGATAAATTGTTAGAAGGACTTGAGAAAGCACACGATTAA
- the hslU gene encoding ATP-dependent protease ATPase subunit HslU produces MKDLTPRQIVQELDRYIIGQEEAKKVVAVALRNRLRRSKLPLELQKEITPKNIILIGPTGVGKTEIARRLAKLVDAPFVKVEATKFTEVGYVGRDVESMVRDLVNTSIRNVKEKYMSTVKDKAKENAENRIADLLKPLPKKNKKSKNPFDMLFNAGEEEDKDEINTEAENYELIKREQETLLEKLRSGQLEEEIVEIEVEDNTSAPIGILGGMNIDDSMNLSDMFGGILPKKTKKRRLPVREAREILLQQEAQNLIDMDMVISEALKEAEENGIIFLDEIDKIAEKGNKSGPDVSREGVQRDILPIVEGSTVNTKYGPVNTDHILFIGAGAFHTTKVSDLIPELQGRFPISVKLNNLTTEHFVSILTKPENALIKQYRELIKTEGVELIFEEDAIVEISQIATYLNEQQENIGARRLHTVIEKLVEEISYYAPDYEQEQFIVSADYVKNVFRKTDYYKDMRKYIL; encoded by the coding sequence ATGAAGGATTTAACTCCAAGGCAAATTGTTCAAGAATTAGATCGATATATTATAGGGCAAGAAGAAGCAAAAAAGGTCGTAGCTGTAGCCCTTCGAAACAGATTAAGAAGGAGTAAGTTACCTCTTGAGCTGCAAAAAGAAATTACACCTAAAAACATCATCTTAATTGGACCTACAGGAGTAGGAAAAACAGAAATCGCTCGAAGACTTGCAAAACTAGTAGATGCTCCTTTTGTAAAAGTAGAGGCGACGAAATTTACAGAGGTAGGCTACGTTGGCCGGGATGTTGAATCAATGGTTCGAGATTTAGTCAATACTTCTATTCGAAATGTCAAAGAAAAATATATGTCTACAGTAAAAGACAAAGCAAAAGAAAATGCAGAAAATAGAATTGCTGATTTGCTAAAACCTCTGCCTAAAAAGAATAAAAAATCAAAAAATCCCTTTGATATGTTATTTAATGCTGGTGAAGAAGAAGACAAGGACGAAATTAATACAGAAGCAGAAAATTACGAACTCATTAAGAGAGAACAGGAAACCTTATTAGAAAAATTAAGAAGTGGTCAATTAGAAGAAGAAATCGTAGAAATTGAAGTAGAAGACAATACCTCTGCTCCTATTGGCATTTTAGGTGGAATGAACATTGATGATTCAATGAATTTAAGCGATATGTTTGGTGGTATTCTACCAAAGAAAACGAAGAAGAGAAGATTACCTGTACGAGAAGCAAGGGAAATCCTCCTACAACAAGAAGCGCAAAACTTAATCGATATGGATATGGTTATTAGCGAAGCTTTAAAAGAAGCAGAAGAAAATGGTATCATATTTTTAGATGAAATTGATAAAATCGCAGAAAAAGGAAATAAAAGCGGTCCTGATGTATCTAGAGAAGGTGTTCAAAGAGATATTCTTCCGATTGTAGAAGGTTCTACAGTAAACACAAAATATGGACCTGTAAATACAGATCATATTCTATTTATCGGAGCAGGAGCTTTTCATACGACGAAAGTATCTGATTTGATTCCAGAACTTCAAGGAAGATTTCCAATTAGCGTTAAACTAAACAATTTGACAACAGAACACTTTGTAAGCATTTTGACAAAACCTGAAAACGCTTTAATTAAGCAATATAGAGAGTTGATTAAGACAGAAGGTGTAGAATTAATATTTGAAGAAGATGCCATTGTTGAAATCTCTCAAATAGCAACTTACTTAAATGAACAGCAGGAGAATATTGGCGCTAGAAGACTGCACACAGTCATCGAAAAGCTTGTGGAAGAAATTTCCTACTACGCTCCTGATTACGAGCAAGAGCAGTTTATTGTATCTGCAGATTATGTAAAGAATGTATTTCGAAAAACAGATTATTACAAAGATATGAGGAAATACATTTTGTAA
- the hslV gene encoding ATP-dependent protease subunit HslV, producing the protein MFHATTIIAVKKDGQCAMAGDGQVTMGETTVMKHTAKKIKKVYNDKVLVGFAGSVADAFTLSEMFEGKLEEYAGNILRASVEVAKQWRSDKVLRKLEALLLVLDKESMFLISGSGEVIEPDDGVLAIGSGGNYALSAGRGMLRHSNLSAKEIAYESLKIASEICVYTNDNIIVEEL; encoded by the coding sequence ATGTTTCATGCTACTACGATAATAGCAGTAAAAAAAGATGGACAGTGTGCTATGGCTGGAGATGGGCAAGTGACTATGGGTGAGACCACAGTTATGAAACACACTGCAAAAAAGATCAAGAAAGTGTATAATGATAAAGTCCTCGTTGGTTTCGCAGGTTCTGTAGCAGATGCATTTACCTTAAGCGAAATGTTTGAGGGGAAATTAGAGGAGTATGCTGGTAATATTCTTCGAGCTTCTGTAGAAGTGGCAAAACAATGGAGATCAGATAAAGTACTTAGAAAATTAGAAGCTCTTTTATTGGTTTTGGATAAAGAAAGTATGTTTTTAATTTCAGGCAGTGGGGAAGTCATAGAGCCTGATGATGGGGTCTTAGCAATTGGCTCTGGTGGTAATTACGCTTTATCTGCAGGAAGAGGTATGCTTCGCCATTCGAATCTTTCTGCAAAGGAAATAGCTTATGAATCTCTAAAAATTGCTTCTGAAATTTGTGTATATACAAATGACAATATTATTGTGGAAGAATTATAA